A section of the Agrococcus sp. SGAir0287 genome encodes:
- a CDS encoding polyprenyl synthetase family protein, whose translation MDVSPGSRFSTAVDVRIRDFLAERRAAAAAISGDLSPIFDALAALTTGGKRMRAGFLHWGWHAVAAARPHATHTTGSPSDPEWDAIVSMAAAVEVFHAAALVHDDVMDSSDTRRGAPSVHRRLEAAHRAAEWSGRAETFGVNGAILVGDLLLGWADDLARAGAGALPAERQAAAMQVFSTMREEVGYGQFLDVLEESAWVRQEPHTLLERAHAVAVYKSAKYSVEAPLVLGATMAGGSAQQVEALCGYGVPVGTAFQMRDDILGVFGDPAVTGKPAGDDLREGKRTVLVELARRELAPGPRTTLDELLGDPDLEPEQIRMLQRTIAEAGALERLEAMIERAVGGALEALRDAELSRGAVLELERLAAAAANRDR comes from the coding sequence CCATCTCCGGCGACCTCTCCCCCATCTTCGACGCGCTGGCCGCGCTGACCACGGGCGGCAAGCGCATGCGCGCCGGATTCCTGCACTGGGGATGGCATGCCGTGGCCGCCGCGAGGCCCCACGCGACGCACACGACGGGCAGCCCCTCGGACCCCGAGTGGGACGCGATCGTCTCGATGGCAGCGGCCGTCGAGGTCTTCCACGCCGCGGCGCTCGTGCACGACGACGTCATGGACTCCTCCGACACGCGCCGCGGCGCCCCGAGCGTGCACCGCAGGCTCGAGGCCGCGCATCGCGCCGCCGAGTGGAGCGGCCGCGCCGAGACGTTCGGCGTGAACGGCGCGATCCTCGTCGGCGACCTGCTGCTGGGATGGGCGGACGACCTCGCCCGCGCCGGCGCCGGCGCGCTGCCCGCCGAGCGGCAGGCCGCTGCGATGCAGGTCTTCTCGACCATGCGCGAGGAGGTCGGCTACGGCCAGTTCCTCGACGTGCTCGAGGAGTCCGCGTGGGTGCGCCAGGAGCCCCACACGCTGCTCGAGAGGGCCCACGCCGTCGCGGTCTACAAGTCCGCGAAGTACTCCGTCGAGGCGCCGCTCGTGCTCGGAGCGACGATGGCGGGCGGCAGCGCGCAGCAGGTCGAGGCGCTGTGCGGCTACGGCGTGCCCGTGGGCACCGCCTTCCAGATGCGCGACGACATCCTCGGCGTCTTCGGCGATCCCGCCGTCACGGGCAAGCCCGCGGGCGACGACCTGCGCGAGGGCAAGCGCACCGTGCTCGTCGAGCTCGCGCGCCGCGAGCTCGCGCCCGGTCCGCGTACGACGCTCGACGAGCTGCTCGGCGACCCGGACCTCGAGCCCGAGCAGATCCGGATGCTGCAGCGCACGATCGCGGAGGCCGGCGCGCTCGAGCGGCTCGAGGCGATGATCGAGCGCGCCGTCGGCGGCGCGCTCGAGGCCCTGCGCGACGCGGAGCTCTCGCGCGGCGCCGTGCTCGAGCTCGAGCGCCTGGCGGCCGCGGCAGCGAACCGCGACCGCTGA